A stretch of the Panicum virgatum strain AP13 chromosome 9N, P.virgatum_v5, whole genome shotgun sequence genome encodes the following:
- the LOC120690465 gene encoding mitochondrial inner membrane protein OXA1-like, with amino-acid sequence MAFAARRRVATSLSDHFSRHLCPSISHLIPPHHDRSESPSSAAPPSPQSPPAKPFPSSLARPSRSRALTSLHLPLPFALHLAAHRNLSTTSSASAPDVDVAARMLTEAASSVPVSELLSDEVVSAAASVPVTPAPYAGEVAAAAAESFPPVAALQYLLDAVQSFTGLNWWATIALTTLLIRLLTVPLLINQMKSTMKLNDLRPEIEAINEEMRNSTDPRSMEVGKQKLGELFIRHDVTPFTPLKGLFIQGPIFMSFFFAISNMVEKVPSLKGGGAYWFTDLTIPDDLLILPVLTSLSFLATVELNMQDGMEGNPMVESMKKLSRFLGVMVVPFTIGFPKAIFFYWVTSNLFSLVYGVVIRKPAIRVWLDLPPLESQPTPARMQALSLFGGPKPSPGVYSPIADKECEQSGVGSPIADKECEQSGVGSPIADKECEQSGVDSPIADKECEQSSSVLSDRIRDLENKAKSRGESQE; translated from the exons atggcTTTCGCCGCGCGGAGGAGGGTTGCCACCAGCCTCTCCGACCACTTCTCCCGACACCTCTGCCCCTCCATCTCGCACCTCATCCCGCCCCACCACGACCGCTCCGAGAGCCCCTCCTCGGCCGCCCCACCTTCACCTCAATCACCACCCGCAAAGCCGTTCCCCTCCTCCCTTGCTCGGCCGTCGAGATCCCGAGCCCTTACCAGCCTCCACCTCCCCCTTCCCTTCGCACTCCACCTCGCGGCGCACCGTAACCTCTCCACGACCTCCTCCGCATCAGCACCAGACGTCGATGTCGCGGCACGCATGCTCACCGAAGCCGCCTCCTCGGTCCCGGTGTCGGAGCTGCTCTCGGACGAAGTGGTTTCTGCCGCAGCCTCCGTACCCGTGACTCCAGCGCCGTACGCGGGGGAGGTGGCTGCCGCAGCAGCCGAATCATTTCCCCCAGTCGCCGCCCTGCAATACCTCCTGGACGCCGTGCAGTCCTTCACTGGCCTCAACTG GTGGGCTACAATTGCGCTGACAACACTGCTGATCCGGTTACTGACAGTCCCATTGCTCATCAACCAGATGAAGTCCACGATGAAGTTAAAT GACTTGAGACCAGAAATTGAAGCCATCAATGAAGAGATGCGAAAT TCAACTGATCCAAGATCAATGGAAGTGGGGAAACAGAAATTGGGCGAGCTATTCATTAG ACATGATGTGACTCCATTTACGCCATTGAAGGGTCTATTCATACAGGGGCCCATATTCATGAGCTTTTTCTTTGCT ATATCTAACATGGTTGAGAAAGTCCCTTCTCTTAAAGGTGGCGGAGCATATTGGTTTACTGATTTGACAATTCCTGATGATCTTCTCATCCTCCCAGTGTTAACATCACTGTCATTTTTGGCTACTGTAGAG CTCAATATGCAAGATGGCATGGAAGGAAATCCTATGGTAGAATCAATGAAAAAGTTATCCAGATTTTTGGGGGTTATGGTTGTTCCATTTACAATAGGCTTTCCAAAG gccatttttttttactggGTCACATCGAACTTGTTCTCGCTTGTATATGGTGTTG TTATCCGGAAACCAGCCATAAGGGTATGGTTGGATCTTCCTCCCTTGGAATCTCAGCCCACACCTGCACGAATGCAAGCCTTAAGCCTCTTTGGTGGACCCAAGCCAAGTCCTGGAGTTTATTCTCCTATCGCAGACAAGGAGTGCGAGCAATCTGGAGTTGGTTCTCCTATTGCAGACAAGGAGTGCGAGCAATCTGGAGTTGGTTCTCCTATTGCAGACAAGGAGTGCGAGCAATCTGGAGTTGATTCTCCTATTGCAGACAAGGAGTGCGAGCAATCTAGCTCTGTGCTGAGTGATCGTATCAGAGATCTTGAGAACAAGGCGAAATCTAGAGGTGAATCTCAAGAGTAG